The following nucleotide sequence is from Alteromonas sp. V450.
CACAGGATCAAGTTTTAGTAAAACCTGCCCTTTTTTCACATACTGCCCTTCTAAAACCGGCACATCAATAACGCGGCCGGTCAACTCTGAACGGATATTAACTTGCGTATTGAATATTAGGTTTCCTGACGCGAGGACACTGTCTTGAAGTGTTTGCTTGCCTACTTCGGCAACATCAAGCTTAACCTCAATATGTTCGCGCTTTACATATGTCCACCCTATTAGACACCCAACGCAGATTAATATTAAAACTACATTTATCACCTTTTTCATAATCGTCACCTGTTCTTATCCAAATTTATCTTTTCGTTGCCTAGATGCTTAGGCCCCAAATAGCGAAGAAAAGAAGATAAGGAACACTGACAATCAACACTGAGCGACGCATTGTTTTCCCCAATAGCGCATGCAGGCCGTATGCTCCAATAAGTATGCTCCATAGATAAAACACATTGATAGACTCAGCAAACGTGTAATAAGCGTGCCCTGGCTGTAAACCTACAAATAGCTGATTTACTGATGCAAAGTTAAGCAAAGATATGGGCTGCTCTGGGTGACCTGTGGACAATAAGATAAACAAAAAGGCCAACAGATTAATTGCTATGGGAAGTTGCATTTTAACGCTTAACGCAAACCACTCCTTGAACCTTAGGCTTTGTTCTCTGCGACCGATAAACATAAAGTAAGCGCTTGTTACAAGCACACTTATTACTAGCATAACAGTGCTAATTATTGCGCTAATCATGCCGGTATAGCCGGCACTTTCTAGCATATATGTCGCTATTTGCTGGCGTTCGCCATCAGTTAAATCTGTCATTTGCAGCATCTGTTGTTCAACAATCCACTCTGGGGTCATATCTGCAAAGAAAGTGGTGTTTGCTAAAAAAACTAGCCCGATAATAGTCAGCAAGCTTAACCAGGTAGCAGACTTAAGTTTTTCTGTATTCGCAAAACTGGTGCTAGGTGCGATGTAAACATTGAGTAAGTTAATAGATTGAGAAATAGCCATGATAAGCTCCTATTAGTCCACAAGCGTTGAAGTAAGGTAGTGTAAGCAAA
It contains:
- a CDS encoding YIP1 family protein is translated as MAISQSINLLNVYIAPSTSFANTEKLKSATWLSLLTIIGLVFLANTTFFADMTPEWIVEQQMLQMTDLTDGERQQIATYMLESAGYTGMISAIISTVMLVISVLVTSAYFMFIGRREQSLRFKEWFALSVKMQLPIAINLLAFLFILLSTGHPEQPISLLNFASVNQLFVGLQPGHAYYTFAESINVFYLWSILIGAYGLHALLGKTMRRSVLIVSVPYLLFFAIWGLSI